The following are from one region of the Erinaceus europaeus chromosome 22, mEriEur2.1, whole genome shotgun sequence genome:
- the DIO3 gene encoding thyroxine 5-deiodinase, whose protein sequence is MPRRAAGRRAAGGGGARGPRGAGGGAMLRSLLLHVLRLCAQTASCAALFPRFLGTACMLWLLDFLCIRQRLLRRGPPAPPELDSDGEELPPDDPPVRVSDDNRLCTLASLRAVWHGQKLDFFKQAHAGGPAPNSEVVLPDGFQRRRILDYARGDRPLVLNFGSCTUPPFMARMRAFRRLVAQYQRDVDFLIVYIEEAHPSDGWVTSDSPYSIPQHRSLEERVSAARLLQRGAPGCALVLDTMANASSSAYGAYFERLYVVQAGTVMYQGGRGPDGYQVSELRAWLERYSARLRGSRARPV, encoded by the coding sequence ATGCCGCgccgggcggcggggcggcgggcggcgggcggcggcggggcgCGGGGGCCCCGGGGCGCGGGGGGCGGCGCCATGCTGCGCTCGCTGCTGCTGCACGTGCTGCGCCTGTGCGCGCAGACGGCCTCGTGCGCCGCGCTCTTCCCGCGCTTCCTGGGCACGGCCTGCATGCTCTGGCTGCTCGACTTCCTGTGCATCCGCCAGCGCCTGCTGCGCCGCgggccccccgcgccccccgaGCTGGACAGCGACGGCGAGGAGCTGCCCCCCGACGACCCGCCCGTGCGCGTGTCCGACGACAACCGGCTGTGCACGCTGGCGTCGCTGCGCGCCGTGTGGCACGGCCAGAAGCTGGACTTCTTCAAGCAGGCGCACGCGGGCGGCCCGGCGCCCAACTCGGAGGTGGTGCTGCCCGACGGCTTCCAGCGCCGCCGCATCCTCGACTACGCGCGCGGGGACCGGCCGCTCGTGCTCAACTTCGGCAGCTGCACCTGACCCCCCTTCATGGCGCGAATGCGCGCCTTCCGCCGCCTGGTGGCGCAGTACCAGCGCGACGTGGACTTCCTCATCGTGTACATCGAGGAGGCGCACCCGTCCGACGGCTGGGTGACCAGCGACTCGCCCTACAGCATCCCGCAGCACCGCAGCCTGGAGGAGCGGGTGAGCGCGGCGCGGCTGCTGCAGCGGGGCGCCCCGGGGTGCGCGTTGGTGCTGGACACCATGGCCAACGCCAGCAGCTCGGCCTACGGCGCCTACTTCGAGCGCCTGTACGTCGTGCAGGCGGGCACCGTCATGTACCAGGGCGGCCGCGGCCCCGACGGCTACCAGGTGTCGGAGCTGCGCGCCTGGCTGGAGCGCTACTCGGCGCGGCTGCGCGGCTCCCGGGCCCGCCCCGTGTAG